In Mycolicibacterium gadium, the genomic window CACGATCGGCCGCGCCGACGACCGCTGCCTGCTGGCCCGCTCCGCGTCGGCGCGCTGCCTCGCCGCGTACGTGTACGCCGCGGCCGGTGAAGGCGAATCGACCACGGACCTGGCTTGGGACGGCCAGACCATGGTGTGGGAGAACGGTATCTGCCTCGCGCAGTCCGAACGCTTTCCCAAGGGAGAGCGCCGCTCCACGGCCGATGTCGACCTCGAACTGATTCGCTCCGAGCGGCTCCGGATGGGCACGTTCGACGACAACCGCATCCATGAGGGCATCACCCCCGACTCGTTTCGGAGGGTGGAGTTCACGCTTGATCCGCCTGCCGGGGACATCGGTTTGCTCCGTGAGGTGGAGCGGTTCCCGTTCGTACCCGCGGATCCCACACGGCTGGAACAGGACTGCTACGAGGCCTACAACATCCAGGTTGCCGGGCTGGAGCAGCGGCTGCGCGCGCTGGACTACCCCAAGGTGGTGCTCGGACTCTCCGGCGGACTGGACTCGACCCACGCGCTGATCGTCGCCGCCCGCGCCATGGATCGCGAAAACCGGCCGCGCAGCGACATTCTCGCGTTCACGCTGCCCGGCTTCGCGACCGGTGAGCACACCAAGAACAATGCCAGCCGGCTAGCGGATGCCCTCGGAGTCACGTTCGCCGAGATCGATATCAAGTCAACGGCCGAGTTGATGCTCAAGGAGATGGATCATCCGTTTGCGCGTGGTGAGAAGGTCTACGACGTCACCTTCGAGAACGTGCAGGCGGGTCTTCGCACCGACTACCTTTTCCGGTTGGCCAACCAACGTGGCGGAATCGTTCTGGGCACAGGCGATCTCTCCGAGCTCGCACTCGGCTGGTCGACCTACGGCGTCGGCGACCAGATGTCGCATTACAACGTCAACGGCGGAGTGCCCAAGACACTGATTCAGCATTTGATCCGGTGGGTCATCTCATCGAACCAATTCGACGACACCGTCAACGAGGTGCTGCAGTCGGTGCTCGACACCGAGATCACGCCGGAACTGGTGCCCAGCGGTGAGGACGAGGAGATCCAGAGCAGCGAGGCCAAAGTCGGACCGTATGTGCTGCAGGACTTCTCGCTGTTCAGCGTGCTGCGCTACGGGTTTAGGCCATCGAAGATCGCATTCATGGCGTGGCACGCGTGGAGTGATCCTGAGCGCGGCGACTGGCCGTCCGGCTTCCCGCTGGATAAGCGGCCCGCGTACTCGCTGAAGGAGATTCGTCACTGGCTGCAGGTGTTCGCGCAGCGGTACTACTCCTTCTCTCAGTTCAAACGGTCGGCGCTGCCCAACGGGCCGAAGGTGTCCCACGGCGGATCGCTGTCACCGCGGGGTGACTGGCGGGCGCCGTCGGACATGTCAGCGCGCATCTGGCTCGACGAGATCGAACGCGAAATCCCCGAGGACTAAGCGCGTCCCACTCCGGGGATGAACCGGCCGACACCGGCGAGATAATCACGATAGGCCTGACCGTGCGTGGTCAGCAGGTAGGGCTCCTCGACCACGCGGACCTGAATCTCGATCGTGACGATCAGCAGGACGAATCCGACGACGGCCACCGGATTCGGTGTGATCAGGGCGAATCCGAGGCCGAACGTCATCATCGCGGTGAAGATCGGGTTGCGCACCCACCCGAAGACGCCGGTGCGCACGAGTGTCGTCGTCTCGCTCTTGTCGACGCCGATCCGCCACGAGTCACCCATGTCCAGCTGCGCGTAAACGGTGGTCGCGATACCGATCACGGCGATGACGGCGCCGGCGATCTGGATCCACGGTGCGTGCAGAAAGCTCACTGGCGCCACCACGCCGAGCATCTGCAGGATCGGCGCGAAGACCGCGATACCCATGGAGATGATGAATCCCACCCCGGCGAACCACTCGACCGAACCCGGGCGGCCGCTGATGCCGTGGAATCCGGTGGATCCGGTGCGCCGCCGCTGTTCCCAACTGCGCCAACCGAATCCGAGTAGCGCGAACACCGCGAAGAGCACGAGGGCGATGGTGGGCATGACCATTTTAGTTGGGTCCTCTCAGGTCATTCATGAACAGCATGGATCTCCGCGCCAGGCGTTGACGCCTTCGCGCACTGCGATCGCAGCGATACCGAGCGCTGCGACGGGATCGGCCCATGACCAGCCGAGCAGGCTGTTGAGCAGCAGGCCGGTCAACAGAATCGCCGACAGGTACGTGCACAGCAGCGTCTGCTTGGAATCCGCTACGGCCGAGAGCGATCCGAGTTCACGGCCGGTGCGCCGCTGGGTCAAGGACAGCACCGGCATGACTGCGAGACTGAGCGCCGCAAGCACTATGCCGACGGTCGACGGGCGCGCCTCACCGATGCCGGCCAACGCGCGCACCGCGTCGACCGTGACGTAGGCCGCGAGCGCGAAGAACGAGAACGCGATGAAGCGCAGCGCCTTCTTCTCCCTCGCTTCCGGGTCGGCGGCCGAGAACTGCCACGCGACCGCAGCCGCCGACGAGATCTCGACAACGGAGTCGAGGCCGAACCCGATGAGCGCCGACGACGAAACTCTGGTGCCTTCGGCCAGCGCCACCACCGCCTCGACCACGTTGTAGGCGATGGTCGCGGCCACCAGAAATCGGATCCGACGGGTCAGCACTGCCCGCCGCGCCTCGGTCAGCGCGGTCATCAGCAGCAATCGTCCGTTTCGGCGGCGGGGCAGCACGCCGGATCGACAGCGAGGACCAGGCCGAGCAGATCGTTGAGGGCGTGAGCGATCCGCTTGTCGGCCAGTTCGTAGCGGCTGCGCCGCCCCTCGGGCTGGGCGACCACCAAACCGCACCCGCGCAGGCAGGCGAGGTGGTTGGAAAGGATCTGGCGCGACACCCCGATCTTGTCGGCCAGGTCGGACGGATAGCCCGGTGCGTCGCGCAGCATCAGCAGGATTTCGGCGCGGGTCGGATCGGACAGTGCGTAGCCGAACCGTGAGAGCGCATCGCTGTGAGTCACCGTCTGCATGGGATAGACAGTACATCAGTTTCTGTATTCAGAAAATACTGAACTAAAGGGAAGGCGATTTCGGTGCGCAAATAATCGCTCAGTGGCTGTTGCGAAATGCCGATGGCTGACGATGGCCGGCACTGGTGATAGTGGGTGGCGCCGTCCGGGGGGTTACCCGGCCGTGGCTGCGTACAAGCGGGTGAGGTTGAGCGCTGCGGCGGCCAGGTGGAGTTCGGCGGTGACAGCTGCCAGTCCGCGGCGGGCGTAGCGGCGTAGGCCGATGCGGTCTTTGAGATGTCCGATGACCGGTTCTACGGTCGCTGATCGGCGTTTGTATCGTCGTGCCTGAGCAGGATCTTTGAGCGTGTGGCGCATCGCGTCTGCGGGTGAGAGGTTCGGCGGTGGGGGTCCCTGGGTGGGGTGGTGTTTGGCGTCGTGGTGGACGTCTTTCCCGGTGCCGGGTGCGATGAGCCGGTCGGGGCCGGGGCTGGTGAGGTTGTCTTCGGTGAAGTAGCCGTTGTCGGCCGTGACCAGTCCGATCGTCTTGTCCAATGCCTCGGTGTGGGTTATCGCCGCAGCCAAAGCCGGTGTCCAACAATGCAGATCGTTGGCATCTTGAGATACGTGCACTCCGATGATGAGGTGGTCATCGGAGCACACGATCTGGCTGTTGTAGCCCTGCACCGATCCGCTGCCTGAGCCTTGGACCATCAACCGGGCCTGCGGGTCGGTCAGATTGACCACCGGTCCGCCCTTGGGGCCGCGGCGGGTCTGAAAATAGGCACGTTGACGCGCCGCTGAACCACGCCGATCGACCAATCCCGTTGCCTGACGCCGTTGGGCGTCGGCCAGCCGCGCCTCGGCCTTGCGTATCAGCTTGCGAATGTCGCCGCGCTGCTGGGCTTCTCGAGTCCCACGCACCCCGATCAGCGGGGCCAGCCGCTGCTGTTGACGGGCCAGCCGGGCCCGCCACAACCGGACCTCGTCGACGCCGGCCGGCGGCGGTCCGGCCACGACTTCGCCGGCCTCGACACGCTGCAGATACTTCTCTTGACGCTCGGCGTCGGCGGCGTCGGCCTCCTCATGGCGGGCGTCCTGTTCGGCGATCTCGGCCATCGCCTTCTTGATCGCCGCGGCCCGTCCAGCCCGAGTCGTCAACTCCGGTGCCGGTGTGGCCGGCGGCCCACCGACCGCGGCTTCAGCGGCGTCCTCGGCGGCGTCGGCGGCGGCGGCCTCACCGACCGCGGTCTCGGCGATCCGACGGGCCTGCTCACGCACCCATTTCTGAGAGCGGTTGGCCGACATCGACGCGTTGGCCGCGATCTTGGTGCCATCAATGGCGATCGATTCGACCCGCACCATCCCGGCCTGCGAACACATCCGCAGCACCTGAGCGAACACGTCGATCACGGCGTCGTCGTGGTCGGCGCGGAACCGGGCAATCGTGGTGTGATCCGGCGGATCTTGAGCACACAGCACCCGGTAGGCGACGTGATCGGCACACAATCGTTCGATGCGCCGCGAGGACCGCTGCCCCGAGGCATAGGCGTAGATCAGCAAGGCCAACAACATGTCCGGGTCATAGCCGGCGCGGCCGACGCCACCGGTGCGCCGATGCTGGTGAAACGCCGAGGTGTCCAACTGCTCGATCGAGTCGAGGATGAACCACACCAAATGATCATCGGCCAGCCAGTCGGCCATATTCGGCGGCAACAAGAACTGCTGATCACGCACTACCGGACGATACGAACGAGCCACACCTCAATCGTTTCGTGCCGACCTCAAAACACCAAACACCTCAACCGGCATTTCGCAACAGCCACTCAGCGACTGTTCGCGCACCGAAATCCCTCAGAGGCGGCCGTCGATGCGCAGGTCGGGGTGTACCCAGTTCGGCGAGCGCCGCTCCTTGAAAGACAGGAAACCCTCGATCGCCTCCGGCCCGGATATGCCGGCCTGCATGCCGATGCGGTCGAACAAGCCGAGATAGTTGTCCAGGCTCGACTTGACCAGGCCCCTGGCGCCGGGCGCGGTCCGGCAGCACTGGGCGAGCACCTCGCGCGCTGCATCGAGCAGATCGTCGTGCGGGACGACCCGCGCGACCATGCCCCACTCGTGGGCCTCCTGCGCGGTCAGCGTGCGGCCGGTGAACATCAGATCGCGGGTGCGGACCGGACCGATCAGGCGCGCCAGCATCTGGCTGTAGTAGGTGTCGGCGATACCGCGCAGCAGCTCGGGCACCCGGAACGTCGCCCGATCGCTCACCACCGTCATGTCACTGCACAGCGCGATCTGCAACCCGCCGCCCTGACACAACCCGTTCACCGCCGAGACCACGGGCTTCACCGACTGGCGCAGCGTCTCGAACGGCGTGACGTCCATGCCCAGCGCCGAACCGAACGTCAGCCAATTGTCGCTGCCGTCGCCGCCGCCCATGTCGCCGCCGGGCGCGAATACGTCACCGGTGCCGGTGATCAGCAAGCCGGCCAGATCCGGGTCGGCGTCGACGTGCCTGACCGCGTACCGAATACCGAAGTACATCGCGGGTGTCATCGCGTTGCGCGCCTCGGGCCGGTCCAGCGTGCACACGCCGAACGCCCCCTCGCGGGTGAAGCGCAGGTACGGGGTGCCCAGCCAGTCGCCCTCGGGTGGCCGCGGTGGCCCGGTCTTCGTCATAGATGTCCCTCGCTCGCTTTTCTGTTGGAAACCGCGTCATCGATGGCCTCGGCGTACGGCGCGCAGTCGCCCGCGCCCGGCACCAGCGTCGACAGGGCCCCGGCCGCGCATGCCCGGCGCAGCGCGACCTCGTGGCCGGTCGGCCAACCGGCGGCCAGCACGCCGGCGAAGACGTCGCCTGCACCCGTGGTGTCGACGGGCGCGACCCGCGGCGCCGGGACGTCGAAGCGTTCGTCCTGGCCGAGGTAACTCGCGCCCCGCCTGCCCCGGGTGATCACAAGATGGGCGACGGGCCAGTGCCATTCACGAGCTTCCGCTTCGTTGACGACGACGACGTCGGCCAGTTCGGACAGCGCGAGCAGATCGTGCGGCCGCGCGCCGGACGGGGAGGCGTTGACGATGACTGTCGCCCCGGCGGCCCGGGCGATGCGTGCGGCGGCGATCGCGGTGGCGATCGGAATCTCGAGCTGCAGCAGGACGACGTCACTGTCGGCGATGACGGCCTGGATATCGGCGGAGTCGACGGACAACTTGGCGTTGGCCCCGGGGGCGACCACGATGTTGTTCTCGGCCGCGGCGTCCACGACGATCACCGCCGTGCCGCTGGGCCCGGCCATCGACACCACCCCGTCGAGCCCGACGTCGTTGGCGGACAGGTGTGCGCGCAACTGCTCGGCGGCCGAGTCGCTGCCGAGCGCGGCGACCAGCTGCACCGAGGCCCCCGCCCGGGCCGCGGCCACCGCCTGGTTGCCGCCTTTGCCCCCTGGTGACGACTGCAGCCCCGATGCCAGAACCGTTTGGCCGGGCCGCGGTAATGCGTTCACGGTGAACGTCAAATCGGCGTTGACACTGCCCACGACACAGACCCGTGCGGCCATAACAGCCAAGCTAGCCCAGGCCCGCTACCTGACACGTGTCGAACTGCCAAGAGAGGTTCGATACGCTGGCTCAATGAGTGTGCAGGCCCCAGCGCTTTCCGACTTGCGCTCGCAGGTCCACGACGCCGCCCGCCGGGCCCGCGTCGCGGCTCGCACCCTGGCCACGCTGTCCACCGAAACCAAGAACCGCGCGCTGCATGCCGCGGCGGACGCAGTGCTTGCACGGATGCACGAGATCCTCGCCGCCAACGAGCGCGATCTCGAGGCTGCCAGGGCCGCGGGCACACCGGACGCCATGCTCGACAGGCTTGCACTGAACCCTCAGCGCGTGGACGGCATCGCCGCCGGACTGCGACAGGTCGCCGGGCTGCCCGACCCCATCGGCGAGGTGCTGCGCGGGCGCACGCTGCCGAACGGCCTGCAATTGCGCCAGCAGCGCGTTCCGCTCGGCGTCGTCGGCATCGTCTACGAAGGCAGGCCCAACGTCACGGTCGACGCGTTCGGGTTGACCCTGAAGTCCGGCAATTCGGTGCTGCTGCGCGGAAGCTCGTCGGCGGCCCAGTCCAACGAAGCGCTCGTCACCGCGCTGCGGGCAGCGATGGTCGGTGAGGGGCTCGAACCCGACGTGGTCCAGCTGCTTCCCAGCGCTGACCGCGCCAGCGTCACGCATCTGATCCAGGCCCGCGGTCTCGTCGATGTCGTGATCCCGCGCGGTGGAGCAGGACTGATCGACGCGGTGGTGCGCGACGCGATGGTCCCCACCATCGAAACCGGAGTCGGCAATTGCCATGTGTACGTGCATGAGTCGGCCGATCTCGATGTCGCCGAACGCATTCTGCTCAACGCCAAGACGCGCAGGCCCAGCGTGTGCAATGCCGCCGAATCGCTGTTGATCGACGCCGCGATCGCCGACACCGCACTGCCGCGGCTGACGAAAGCGCTGCGTGACGCGGGCGTCACGCTGCACGAGAATCCTTCGGACGACGAACTGCGCACGGAGTTCCTGTCGATGGACATCGCCGTCGCGGTGGTCGACGGTATCGACGCCGCGATCGAGCACGTCAACGAATACGGCACCGGGCATACCGAAGCCATCGTGACGACGAATCTTGCTGCTGCACAACGGTTCACCGAACGGGTGGACGCCGCGGCAGTGATGGTGAACGCATCGACTGCGTTCACCGACGGTGAGCAATTCGGGTTCGGCGCCGAGATCGGCATCTCCACCCAGAAGCTGCACGCCAGGGGCCCGATGGGCCTGCCCGAACTGACATCGACCAAGTGGATTGTGTGGGGCGACGGCCAGACCCGTCCCGCCTGATTAGGAGTAGCCGAGTGAGCGTCCCCGC contains:
- a CDS encoding cation transporter, with translation MTALTEARRAVLTRRIRFLVAATIAYNVVEAVVALAEGTRVSSSALIGFGLDSVVEISSAAAVAWQFSAADPEAREKKALRFIAFSFFALAAYVTVDAVRALAGIGEARPSTVGIVLAALSLAVMPVLSLTQRRTGRELGSLSAVADSKQTLLCTYLSAILLTGLLLNSLLGWSWADPVAALGIAAIAVREGVNAWRGDPCCS
- a CDS encoding methyltransferase family protein → MPTIALVLFAVFALLGFGWRSWEQRRRTGSTGFHGISGRPGSVEWFAGVGFIISMGIAVFAPILQMLGVVAPVSFLHAPWIQIAGAVIAVIGIATTVYAQLDMGDSWRIGVDKSETTTLVRTGVFGWVRNPIFTAMMTFGLGFALITPNPVAVVGFVLLIVTIEIQVRVVEEPYLLTTHGQAYRDYLAGVGRFIPGVGRA
- a CDS encoding enoyl-CoA hydratase/isomerase family protein, whose amino-acid sequence is MTKTGPPRPPEGDWLGTPYLRFTREGAFGVCTLDRPEARNAMTPAMYFGIRYAVRHVDADPDLAGLLITGTGDVFAPGGDMGGGDGSDNWLTFGSALGMDVTPFETLRQSVKPVVSAVNGLCQGGGLQIALCSDMTVVSDRATFRVPELLRGIADTYYSQMLARLIGPVRTRDLMFTGRTLTAQEAHEWGMVARVVPHDDLLDAAREVLAQCCRTAPGARGLVKSSLDNYLGLFDRIGMQAGISGPEAIEGFLSFKERRSPNWVHPDLRIDGRL
- a CDS encoding ArsR/SmtB family transcription factor, giving the protein MQTVTHSDALSRFGYALSDPTRAEILLMLRDAPGYPSDLADKIGVSRQILSNHLACLRGCGLVVAQPEGRRSRYELADKRIAHALNDLLGLVLAVDPACCPAAETDDCC
- a CDS encoding transposase, encoding MRDQQFLLPPNMADWLADDHLVWFILDSIEQLDTSAFHQHRRTGGVGRAGYDPDMLLALLIYAYASGQRSSRRIERLCADHVAYRVLCAQDPPDHTTIARFRADHDDAVIDVFAQVLRMCSQAGMVRVESIAIDGTKIAANASMSANRSQKWVREQARRIAETAVGEAAAADAAEDAAEAAVGGPPATPAPELTTRAGRAAAIKKAMAEIAEQDARHEEADAADAERQEKYLQRVEAGEVVAGPPPAGVDEVRLWRARLARQQQRLAPLIGVRGTREAQQRGDIRKLIRKAEARLADAQRRQATGLVDRRGSAARQRAYFQTRRGPKGGPVVNLTDPQARLMVQGSGSGSVQGYNSQIVCSDDHLIIGVHVSQDANDLHCWTPALAAAITHTEALDKTIGLVTADNGYFTEDNLTSPGPDRLIAPGTGKDVHHDAKHHPTQGPPPPNLSPADAMRHTLKDPAQARRYKRRSATVEPVIGHLKDRIGLRRYARRGLAAVTAELHLAAAALNLTRLYAATAG
- a CDS encoding NAD(+) synthase; protein product: MDFYSAYGQGFFRVAACTHQTTLADPAANAESALRIARGCHDDGVGLAVFPELTLSGYSIEDILMQDTLLDAVEDALLDITAASADLLPVLVMGAPLRYAHRIYNTAVVIHRGRVLGVVPKSYLPTYREFYEKRQIAAGDAIRGAIRIGDSDAPFGPDLLFTAIDVPGFVLHVEICEDMFMPVPPSAKAALAGATVLANLSGSPITIGRADDRCLLARSASARCLAAYVYAAAGEGESTTDLAWDGQTMVWENGICLAQSERFPKGERRSTADVDLELIRSERLRMGTFDDNRIHEGITPDSFRRVEFTLDPPAGDIGLLREVERFPFVPADPTRLEQDCYEAYNIQVAGLEQRLRALDYPKVVLGLSGGLDSTHALIVAARAMDRENRPRSDILAFTLPGFATGEHTKNNASRLADALGVTFAEIDIKSTAELMLKEMDHPFARGEKVYDVTFENVQAGLRTDYLFRLANQRGGIVLGTGDLSELALGWSTYGVGDQMSHYNVNGGVPKTLIQHLIRWVISSNQFDDTVNEVLQSVLDTEITPELVPSGEDEEIQSSEAKVGPYVLQDFSLFSVLRYGFRPSKIAFMAWHAWSDPERGDWPSGFPLDKRPAYSLKEIRHWLQVFAQRYYSFSQFKRSALPNGPKVSHGGSLSPRGDWRAPSDMSARIWLDEIEREIPED
- a CDS encoding ribokinase; protein product: MAARVCVVGSVNADLTFTVNALPRPGQTVLASGLQSSPGGKGGNQAVAAARAGASVQLVAALGSDSAAEQLRAHLSANDVGLDGVVSMAGPSGTAVIVVDAAAENNIVVAPGANAKLSVDSADIQAVIADSDVVLLQLEIPIATAIAAARIARAAGATVIVNASPSGARPHDLLALSELADVVVVNEAEAREWHWPVAHLVITRGRRGASYLGQDERFDVPAPRVAPVDTTGAGDVFAGVLAAGWPTGHEVALRRACAAGALSTLVPGAGDCAPYAEAIDDAVSNRKASEGHL
- a CDS encoding glutamate-5-semialdehyde dehydrogenase; translation: MSVQAPALSDLRSQVHDAARRARVAARTLATLSTETKNRALHAAADAVLARMHEILAANERDLEAARAAGTPDAMLDRLALNPQRVDGIAAGLRQVAGLPDPIGEVLRGRTLPNGLQLRQQRVPLGVVGIVYEGRPNVTVDAFGLTLKSGNSVLLRGSSSAAQSNEALVTALRAAMVGEGLEPDVVQLLPSADRASVTHLIQARGLVDVVIPRGGAGLIDAVVRDAMVPTIETGVGNCHVYVHESADLDVAERILLNAKTRRPSVCNAAESLLIDAAIADTALPRLTKALRDAGVTLHENPSDDELRTEFLSMDIAVAVVDGIDAAIEHVNEYGTGHTEAIVTTNLAAAQRFTERVDAAAVMVNASTAFTDGEQFGFGAEIGISTQKLHARGPMGLPELTSTKWIVWGDGQTRPA